One segment of Choloepus didactylus isolate mChoDid1 chromosome 15, mChoDid1.pri, whole genome shotgun sequence DNA contains the following:
- the LOC119510286 gene encoding uncharacterized protein LOC119510286, with the protein MTGGSRTKVSADEVADSIKGDKQGGVGSQGAGVPVLSRPPTFGQGPAGSPPLSSPRGVPRPPSQPWPSGLRSLQPSCRPHPAWSWTPCAPSPSSRAAGLFQDVMGECGCWATWPPCPGGAPEGRQRAVSRGAYPQGSLLGGFRYPIQAGGGWGCGNKARLLLCVTVSLTKGRTASPAECFARQRCLRTARVGSVVATGGRCPGTPPGLPLTPRTSALTHPGPCISRPLTWPVAGLDASLEHPLLPRLEVGGCHLRPGAAGEHCGPGAGCLRHAPDPGSLCSQEVASPWSLGHAQAWPADP; encoded by the coding sequence ATGACCGGGGGGTCACGGACAAAGGTCAGTGCAGACGAGGTTGCAGACAGCATCAAGGGTGACAAGCAGGGCGGAGTTGGTTCCCAGGGTGCCGGGGTGCCTGTGCTTTCCCGCCCCCCGACCTTCGGGCAGGGTCCAGCTGGTTCCCCTCCTCTGAGCTCTCCCCGAGGTGTGCCCCGgcctccctcccagccctggcCGTCGGGGTTACGGTCACTGCAGCCGTCATGCCGTCCTCACCCTGCATGGAGCTGGACGCCctgtgcccccagcccctcctccaggGCTGCCGGTCTCTTCCAGGACGTGATGGGGGAGTGTGGGTGCTGGGCCACGTGGCCGCCCTGTCCTGGGGGAGCCCCAGAGGGACGGCAGCGTGCAGTGTCTAGAGGGGCCTATCCCCAGGGGTCGCTGCTTGGTGGGTTCAGATATCCCATCCAGGCAGGAGGCGGCTGGGGGTGCGGGAACAAGGCCAGGCTTTTGCTTTGTGTAACTGTGTCCCTGACAAAGGGACGCACGGCCTCTCCAGCTGAGTGCTTTGCCAGACAGCGGTGCCTGAGAACAGCCAGGGTGGGCAGCGTGGTGGCCACAGGGGGCCGTTGTCCGGGCACCCCGCCAGGTCTCCCACTGACTCCACGGACAAGTGCACTGACGCATCCCGGGCCTTGCATCTCCCGTCCACTCACATGGCCTGTGGCCGGGCTGGATGCTTCTCTGGAGCACCCACTTCTTCcaaggctggaggtggggggctgcCACCTCAGGCCTGGGGCTGCAGGGGAGCATTGTGGGCCGGGAGCAGGGTGTCTCCGGCACGCCCCAGACCCAGGCTCCCTCTGCAGCCAGGAGGTGGCCAGTCCCTGGAGCTTGGGACATGCCCAGGCCTGGCCAGCAGACCCCTAG